In one Kwoniella botswanensis chromosome 3, complete sequence genomic region, the following are encoded:
- a CDS encoding D-tyrosyl-tRNA(Tyr) deacylase: protein MKAVVQRVLNASVAVDGQTISSIGKGLLVLVGIDRYDEPSDATQIIKKVLTARLFDDDQGGMWKRSVKDIDGEVLCVSQFTLLANFKGSKPDFHESMSTIPGKAYYTSFMDEIKKAYHPSKIKDGQFGAMMQVTLTNDGPVTILLSSRASTSSKSTPAPSTTVSRPSTPSSTKGKGKSKRPPETPSELSSVVPPVHPPKNSANSSVDVASISSITGTIASVGLGHSGMVRESDVQVAGTGGSRDGDHGE from the exons ATGAAGGCTGTGGTACAGCGAGTCCTCAACGCTTCAGTCGCAG TCGACGGTCAGACAATCTCATCGATCGGCAAAGGACTATTGGTTTTGGTCGGGATTGATAGAT ATGACGAGCCCAGCGATGCTACGCAGATAATCAAAAAGGTGCTCACTGCTAGGCTGTTCGATGACGATCAAGGTGGGATGTGGAAGAGAAGTGTCAAGGATATAGATGGGGAGGTGCTTTGTG TCTCGCAGTTTACACTGCTGGCCAACTTCAAGGGATCAAAGCCTGATTTCCATGAATCGATG TCGACCATACCCGGTAAAGCATACTACACCTCATTTATGGACGAGATCAAAAAAgcctatcatccatctaaGATAAAAG ACGGTCAATTCGGGGCAATGATGCAGGTGACTCTGACCAATGAT GGCCCGgtcaccatcctcctctcttcgcgcgcttctacctcttccaaatccacaCCTGCTCCCAGTACCACCGTCAGCCGCCCCTCCACTCCAAGCTCGACcaagggaaaagggaagagtAAGAGACCTCCCGAGACTCCTTCGGAACTGTCCAGCGTAGTACCCCCTGTGCATCCTCCCAAGAACAGTGCAAATAGCTCGGTGGACGTagcttcgatatcatcgataacCGGTACGATCGCCAGTGTCGGCCTGGGGCACAGTGGAATGGTAAGGGAAAGTGATGTGCAGGTCGCCGGAACGGGTGGATCGAGAGATGGAGACCATGGTGAGTGA